A region from the Aegilops tauschii subsp. strangulata cultivar AL8/78 chromosome 5, Aet v6.0, whole genome shotgun sequence genome encodes:
- the LOC109762255 gene encoding uncharacterized protein, translating to MEKLRIKEKQLLPNRTVFHGIVPGLSCSPIGKIKIDVIFGDRNHFRREAIWFEVVDLESPYHVLLGRPALAKFMVVPHYAYLKLKMPGTTGIITINVDYEKSSACAAASSRLA from the coding sequence atggagaagctacGCATCAAAGAAAAGCAGCTCCTGCCCAATCGGACTGTGTTTCATGGCATTGTGcccggcctttcctgctcaccaatcggcaagatcaagatagatgtcaTCTTTGGAGACAGGAATCACTTCCGCCgggaagcgatctggtttgaggtggttgaCCTGGAAAGCCCTTATCATGTGCTCCTAGGCCGGCCagctctagccaagttcatggtggtACCCCATTATGCCTACCTCAAGCTGAAGATGCCAGGGACCACGGGCATTATCACGATCAATGTAGACTATGagaagtcgtccgcctgtgctgcagccagcagccggctggcctaG